A single region of the Massilia sp. erpn genome encodes:
- a CDS encoding aldehyde dehydrogenase family protein, protein MPTINEILKTMDYGPAPEGTKEAQAWLEQRSRTFGLFIDNTWSEPGELFASTNPADGKQLAELTQATSDDVERAVQAARRAQPGWQALGGHGRARVLYAIARLMQKHARLFAVLETLDNGKTIRETRDADLPLVARHFYYHAGWAQLQDEEFAGHRAVGVVGQIVPWNFPLLMLAWKIAPALAAGNTVVFKPAEFTSLTAMLFAEICVQAGVPAGVVNIVTGDGRVGEAIVKHEGIDKLAFTGSTEVGRLIREATAGSGKKLSLELGGKSPFIVFEDADLDAAVEGLVDSIWFNQGQVCCAGSRLLVQESVEQRFLAKLRARMDHLRLGSPLDKSMDIGALVDPVQRQRIAALVDSARAEGCTVYQPAGCEIPADGSWFPPTLITGASTAAAVSQAEIFGPVLVAMSFRTPAEAVQLANNTVYGLASCVWTENISLALDVAPQIKAGVVWINTANQFDAACGFGGYRESGYGREGGREGMYEYLVPVSEDARPAAPVVEKSKAKAAPAASADPFAIDRTAKLYIGGKQARPDGAYSRAVHGADGKFIAEVGEGNRKDIRNAVEAAHKAAGWTKATAPNRAQVLYYIAENLAARGEEFAARIGAMTGAKNPEKEVQASIERLFYWAAWADKYDGLAHQPPMHGITVALNEAIGVIGVVCPNENPLLGLISLVAPAIAVGNRVVVVPSEAHPLSATDLYQVFDTSDLPGGVVNIVTGSADELARTLASHADVDAVWRHDGSAEGCAEVERLSAASLKRTWTGGAKGRDWYSTAQAGGRAVLAHASQVKNIWIPYGV, encoded by the coding sequence ATGCCAACTATTAACGAGATTCTCAAGACCATGGACTACGGCCCAGCACCAGAAGGCACGAAAGAAGCGCAAGCCTGGCTGGAACAGCGTTCCCGCACATTCGGCCTGTTCATCGACAATACCTGGAGCGAGCCGGGCGAGCTGTTCGCCTCCACCAATCCGGCCGACGGCAAGCAACTGGCCGAACTGACTCAGGCCACGAGCGACGACGTGGAACGCGCCGTGCAGGCCGCGCGCCGCGCCCAGCCGGGCTGGCAAGCGCTGGGCGGCCATGGCCGCGCGCGCGTGCTGTACGCCATCGCCCGCCTGATGCAGAAGCATGCGCGCCTGTTCGCCGTGCTGGAAACCCTGGACAACGGCAAGACTATCCGCGAAACCCGCGACGCCGACCTGCCGCTGGTGGCGCGCCACTTCTACTACCACGCCGGCTGGGCCCAGCTGCAGGACGAGGAATTCGCCGGCCACCGTGCGGTGGGTGTGGTGGGCCAGATCGTGCCGTGGAACTTCCCGCTGCTGATGCTGGCGTGGAAAATCGCACCGGCCCTGGCCGCGGGCAATACCGTGGTCTTCAAACCGGCCGAATTCACTTCGCTGACCGCCATGCTGTTCGCCGAGATCTGCGTGCAGGCTGGCGTGCCGGCCGGCGTGGTCAACATCGTCACCGGTGATGGCCGCGTGGGCGAAGCCATCGTCAAGCATGAGGGCATCGACAAGCTGGCCTTCACCGGCTCCACCGAAGTGGGCCGCCTGATCCGCGAAGCCACCGCCGGCAGCGGCAAGAAGCTGTCGCTGGAACTGGGCGGAAAATCGCCCTTCATCGTCTTCGAAGACGCCGACCTGGACGCCGCCGTCGAAGGCCTGGTCGACTCGATCTGGTTCAACCAGGGTCAGGTCTGCTGCGCCGGTTCGCGCCTGCTGGTGCAGGAATCGGTGGAACAGCGCTTCCTCGCCAAGCTGCGCGCCCGCATGGACCATCTGCGTCTCGGTTCGCCGCTGGATAAATCGATGGACATCGGTGCCCTGGTCGATCCGGTCCAGCGCCAGCGCATCGCTGCCCTGGTGGACTCGGCGCGCGCCGAAGGCTGCACCGTGTACCAGCCTGCCGGCTGCGAAATCCCGGCCGACGGTTCCTGGTTCCCGCCGACCCTGATCACCGGCGCATCGACCGCCGCCGCCGTGTCGCAGGCCGAAATCTTTGGCCCCGTGCTGGTGGCGATGAGCTTCCGCACCCCGGCTGAAGCGGTGCAGCTGGCGAACAACACCGTCTACGGCCTGGCTTCCTGCGTCTGGACCGAAAACATTTCGCTCGCGCTCGACGTGGCGCCGCAGATCAAGGCCGGCGTGGTGTGGATCAATACCGCCAACCAGTTCGACGCCGCTTGCGGCTTCGGCGGCTACCGCGAATCCGGCTATGGCCGCGAGGGCGGCCGCGAAGGCATGTACGAATACCTGGTGCCGGTGTCGGAAGATGCGCGTCCCGCCGCGCCGGTGGTGGAGAAATCCAAGGCCAAGGCAGCACCTGCCGCTTCCGCCGATCCATTCGCCATCGACCGCACCGCCAAGCTGTACATCGGCGGCAAGCAGGCCCGCCCTGACGGCGCCTACAGCCGCGCCGTGCATGGCGCCGACGGCAAGTTCATCGCCGAAGTGGGCGAAGGCAACCGCAAGGACATCCGCAACGCCGTGGAAGCCGCGCACAAGGCCGCCGGCTGGACCAAGGCCACCGCGCCCAACCGCGCCCAGGTGCTGTACTACATCGCCGAAAACCTGGCCGCACGCGGCGAGGAATTCGCGGCCCGCATCGGCGCCATGACCGGCGCCAAGAATCCCGAGAAGGAAGTGCAGGCTTCCATCGAGCGCCTGTTCTACTGGGCGGCCTGGGCCGATAAATACGACGGCCTGGCGCACCAGCCGCCGATGCATGGCATCACCGTGGCCTTGAATGAAGCCATCGGCGTGATCGGCGTGGTCTGCCCGAACGAGAATCCGCTGCTCGGCCTGATCTCCCTGGTCGCTCCGGCCATCGCCGTGGGCAACCGCGTGGTGGTCGTGCCTTCCGAGGCGCATCCGCTGTCGGCCACCGATCTGTATCAGGTCTTCGATACGTCGGACCTGCCGGGCGGCGTGGTGAACATCGTTACCGGCAGCGCCGACGAGCTGGCGCGCACCCTGGCTTCGCACGCCGATGTGGACGCGGTATGGCGCCACGACGGTTCGGCCGAAGGCTGCGCCGAAGTGGAACGCCTGTCGGCCGCTTCGCTGAAGCGCACCTGGACCGGTGGCGCCAAGGGCCGCGACTGGTACAGCACCGCGCAAGCGGGTGGCCGTGCCGTGCTGGCGCATGCGTCGCAAGTGAAAAATATCTGGATTCCATACGGCGTATAA